A genomic stretch from Juglans microcarpa x Juglans regia isolate MS1-56 chromosome 3S, Jm3101_v1.0, whole genome shotgun sequence includes:
- the LOC121258704 gene encoding uncharacterized protein LOC121258704 has translation MKYLYKYIYKSHDCATFDVISEQSDQPVDEIQLFQLGRWIVPPEAMWRIFGFIVNEMHPTVYSLHLHLENQHLVTFPAKQSLNNIVNSDFYAKSMLTKIFSTDRVNENSRTLLYKEFPEFFVWSNQHKTWTPRKKQTVIGRIVAANPFEGERYYLRILLNHIRGPLSFGHLKTINGVIAPTFGEAATLHGLSESDTSLEDCLREASLYQIPYSLKILFATILVYCNPTNPRELWEHFEENMSADFKRVESNSVNTRKEVLRHISSTLESMGKDINIFHLLDHDISFDEDELQSREINDELAIMISKEDLIASTIRNDEQQHAYDSILQRFSQIRQTLSLLMVLVEQEKYFYIKIFLLH, from the coding sequence ATGAAATatctttacaaatatatttacaaaagtCATGACTGTGCTACTTTTGATGTGATCTCTGAACAAAGCGATCAACCTGTTGATGAAATTCAATTATTCCAATTAGGTCGATGGATTGTTCCACCTGAAGCTATGTGGAGAATTTTTGGCTTTATTGTAAATGAAATGCATCCAACAGTGTATAGCTTACACTTACATCTTGAAAATCAACATCTGGTGACTTTTCCTGCAAAGCAAAGCTTAAACAATATTGTCAATTctgatttttatgcaaaatcgaTGTTAACAAAAATTTTTTCAACAGATCGTGTAAATGAAAACTCTCGAACGTTGTTGTATAAAGAATTTCCTGAATTTTTCGTTTGGAGCAATCAACATAAAACTTGGACTCCTCGAAAGAAACAAACAGTTATTGGCAGAATTGTTGCGgcaaatccatttgaaggtgaAAGGTATTATCTACGGATATTATTGAACCATATAAGAGGTCCTCTATCTTTTGGGCacctcaaaacaattaatggtGTTATTGCTCCAACATTTGGTGAAGCAGCTACATTGCATGGATTATCAGAGTCAGATACATCCTTAGAAGATTGTTTACGTGAAGCATCACTATATCAAATTCCATACAGTTTGAAGATACTATTTGCTACAATTTTGGTTTATTGTAATCCTACAAATCCAAGAGAACTGTGGGAGCATTTTGAAGAAAACATGTCAGCTGACTTTAAAAGAGTTGAGAGTAACTCTGTCAATACAAGAAAAGAAGTTTTACGCCATATTTCTTCTACACTTGAGTCAATGGGAAAAGACATCAACATATTTCATCTTTTAGATcatgatatttcttttgatgaagatgaacTTCAATCTAGAGAGATTAATGATGAATTAGCAATCATGATTTCAAAAGAAGACCTTATAGCATCAACAATTCGAAATGATGAACAACAACATGCTTATGATTCAATTTTACAAAGGTTTTCTCAAATCAGGCAAACTCTTTCTTTATTGATGGTCCTTGTGGAACAGGAAAAATATTTCTACATAAAGATCTTCTTGCTACATTAA
- the LOC121256877 gene encoding benzyl alcohol O-benzoyltransferase-like: protein MAAPSQSLVFTVRRCKPELIAPAKPTPHEFKQLSDIDDQEALRFQVPAIQFYRHDPLMQGRDPVKVIREALAQTLVFYYPFAGRLREGPGRKLVVECTSEGVVFIEADADVTLEQFGDALRPPFPCLEELLFDLPGSGGVLHCPLLLIQVTRLKCGGFIFALRLNHTISDAAGLVQFMTAVGEMARGARAPSVLPVWQRHLLNARDPTCLTYTHREYDEVIDTKGGTITPLEEMATRSFFFGPTEVSAIRRFVPHHLSQSSTFEVIIACLWRCRTIALQFDHNEEVRMMSLVSARGKFNPPLPSGYYGNVFAYPAAVTTAGKLCENTNLGYALELVRKAKKEVSQEYMQSVADLMVIRGRPVLTVVGSFLVSDVTRAGFGKVDFGWGKPAYGGPAECVVRSIPRTGSFYIPCKSKGEEGIAAGVCLPAPAMEIFIKELDFFLKNIPESGKKSTFNASKL from the exons atgGCAGCACCAAGTCAGTCTCTGGTATTCACAGTACGAAGGTGCAAGCCCGAGTTAATTGCTCCAGCTAAGCCCACACCCCACGAGTTCAAACAACTTTCTGATATCGACGATCAAGAGGCTTTACGATTTCAAGTCCCGGCGATACAATTTTATAGACACGATCCCTTGATGCAAGGGAGAGACCCTGTGAAAGTCATCAGAGAGGCACTTGCTCAAACACTTGTGTTTTACTACCCATTTGCAGGTAGGCTTAGAGAAGGGCCTGGAAGGAAACTTGTAGTAGAATGCACGAGTGAGGGTGTCGTATTCATCGAGGCAGATGCCGATGTTACACTTGAGCAGTTTGGTGATGCTCTTCGACCTCCATTCCCGTGCTTGGAGGAGCTTCTTTTTGACCTTCCAGGCTCTGGAGGGGTTCTTCATTGCCCATTACTGCTTATTCAG GTGACGCGGCTCAAATGTGGCGGGTTCATCTTCGCACTACGCCTCAACCACACGATAAGCGATGCCGCTGGTCTGGTCCAGTTCATGACAGCCGTGGGCGAGATGGCGCGGGGGGCTCGCGCCCCTTCCGTCTTACCCGTATGGCAGAGACATCTCTTAAATGCGAGGGACCCAACATGCTTGACATACACGCACCGAGAGTACGACGAGGTGATCGACACCAAGGGTGGCACCATCACCCCGCTCGAGGAAATGGCTACCCGCTCCTTCTTTTTCGGCCCTACCGAGGTGTCTGCCATCCGTAGGTTTGTGCCGCATCACCTGAGCCAGTCCTCCACCTTTGAGGTGATCATCGCATGCCTTTGGCGATGCCGCACCATCGCACTCCAGTTCGACCACAACGAGGAGGTGCGCATGATGTCCCTCGTCAGCGCCCGTGGCAAGTTCAATCCTCCGTTACCGAGCGGTTACTACGGCAACGTTTTTGCGTACCCAGCAGCAGTCACGACTGCCGGAAAGCTCTGCGAGAACACTAATTTGGGTTATGCTTTGGAGTTGGTGAGGAAGGCAAAAAAAGAAGTGAGCCAGGAGTATATGCAATCGGTGGCAGATCTAATGGTGATCAGGGGCAGGCCAGTCCTAACGGTGGTGGGGTCATTCCTTGTGTCGGATGTGACACGTGCCGGGTTTGGAAAGGTGGACTTTGGATGGGGCAAGCCAGCTTATGGTGGGCCAGCCGAATGTGTTGTGAGAAGTATTCCTAGAACGGGAAGCTTCTATATTCCTTGTAAGAGTAAGGGAGAGGAAGGGATAGCCGCGGGAGTTTGCTTGCCGGCCCCAGCAATGGAAATATTCATCAaggagttggatttttttttgaaaaacattcCGGAGAGTGGCAAGAAATCCACTTTTAATGCGTCTAAACTGTAA